In one Pogona vitticeps strain Pit_001003342236 chromosome 14, PviZW2.1, whole genome shotgun sequence genomic region, the following are encoded:
- the TRMT2A gene encoding tRNA (uracil-5-)-methyltransferase homolog A has protein sequence MEEDNSVCTTDGENAVPLEETEMITEKEAQEEGAESNSADSTTDHASMYRYIKNDLFTSEIFKVAIRNLPKYVSCNEVKKFIAKYGLNPHKIKLLGKQTFAFVTFKSEEERDKAMKVLHGVRWKSQNLSVRLAKPKADPIIKKRRREEEEQEEELSEQAAKKCPPLAKDGREEPLTKQIADVVTPLWTLPYEEQLAKKKRECQQVLLMLTREVGNNNRALLPWLFVQKEKYDGLCSPLEGVKASPLQTAYRNKCEFLIGMGPNQEDKTVGFRLGKYKGGTCAVVEPFDTIHIPGVAKKVVKAFQDYIRSTPYSVYSPETYEGNWKQLTVRTSRNGHIMAIAYFNPQKLSKEELTELQASLAKYFTEGPGKDSGITSLYFVEEGQRKSPNREDLTLEHIAGDKYIYEDLLGMKFRISPHAFFQVNTLAAEVLYSVIQDWAQVDQDTTVLDVCCGTGTIGISLAKKVKKVTGIELCQEAVEDAKANAQLNGLSNVEFHCGKAEDLVPHLVNSLALENSVTIVDPPRAGLHSKVILAIRKAEQLKKLIYVSCNPRAAMNNFVDLCRAPSNRVKGNAFRPVKAMAVDLFPHTMHYELLFFFERMEHPSTTKQPL, from the exons ATGGAAGAAGACAATAGTGTGTGTACAACCGATGGGGAAAATGCAGTTCCTCTTGAGGAAACAGAAATGATTACGGAAAAAGAAGCTCAAGAAGAAGGGGCTGAAAGTAACAGCGCAGATAGTACAACGGACCATGCTAGTATGTACAGGTATATTAAAAATGACTTGTTTACTTCAGAGATCTTTAAGGTAGCGATAAGAAACCTCCCCAAGTACGTCAGTTGCAATGAAGTGAAGAAATTTATTGCAAAATATGGTCTGAACCCTCACAAGATAAAACTGCTGGGGAAGCAGACCTTTGCGTTCGTCACCTTTAAGAGCGAGGAGGAAAGAGACAAAGCTATGAAGGTCCTTCACGGAGTCCGGTGGAAGAGCCAGAATCTCAGCGTGCGGCTGGCGAAACCGAAGGCTGATCCCATTatcaagaagaggaggagggaggaggaggagcaggaggaggagctgagCGAGCAGGCGGCCAAAAAGTGTCCCCCTTTGGCCAAGGATGGCCGAGAGGAGCCTCTTACGAAGCAGATCGCAGACGTGGTGACCCCGTTGTGGACTCTCCCCTACGAGGAGCAACTGGCAAAGAAAAAACGCGAGTGCcagcaagtcttgctgatgttgaCCAG AGAAGTTGGAAACAACAACCGAGCTCTTCTCCCGTGGCTGTTTGTGCAGAAGGAGAAGTACGACGGTCTGTGTTCTCCCCTGGAGGGGGTGAAGGCTTCCCCTTTGCAG ACGGCATATCGCAACAAATGTGAATTTTTGATTGGTATGGGTCCAAATCAAGAAGATAAAACGGTGGGTTTTCGCCTTGGAAAATACAAGGGTGGGACCTGTGCGGTAGTGGAACCGTTTGATACGATCCACATCCCTGGTGTTGCGAAaaaagtggtgaaggcttttcaGGATTACATAAG GTCTACACCCTATAGTGTCTATAGCCCAGAAACCTATGAAGGCAACTGGAAACAGCTCACCGTCCGCACCAGTAGGAACGGCCACATCATGGCAATTGCTTATTTCAATCCCCAG AAATTAAGTAAAGAAGAGCTGACTGAACTGCAGGCCTCTTTGGCAAAGTATTTCACCGAAGGCCCTGGAAAGGACAGTGGGATAACTTCCTTGTATTTTGTTGAAGAGGGTCAAAG AAAATCACCCAATCGTGAAGATTTAACCTTGGAGCACATTGCTGGTGATAAATACATATATGAAGATCTTCTTGGGATGAAGTTCCGAATTTCTCCCCATGCCTTTTTCCAA GTAAACACACTGGCTGCTGAGGTTCTGTACTCGGTCATTCAGGACTGGGCTCAGGTGGACCAAGACACAACCGTGCTGGATGTCTGCTGTGGAACTGGAACAATTGGAATTTCACTTGCCAAG aaaGTGAAGAAAGTTACTGGAATTGAGCTTTGTCAAGAAGCTGTGGAAGATGCCAAAGCCAATGCTCAGCTTAATG gGCTAAGTAACGTTGAATTCCACTGTGGAAAAGCTGAAGATCTTGTCCCTCATCTTGTTAACTCCTTGGCGCTGGAGAATTCTGTTACGATTGTGGATCCTCCACGAGCAGGGTTAC ATTCCAAAGTCATTCTTGCCATCCGAAAAGCGGAACAGTTAAAGAAGCTCATTTATGTCTCCTGTAACCCTCGAGCTGCTATGAACAACTTTGTGGA TCTTTGCAGAGCTCCTTCGAACCGCGTCAAAGGAAATGCTTTTCGTCCCGTGAAAGCAATGGCAGTAGATCTCTTCCCTCACACCATGCACTACGAGCTGCTGTTTTTCTTTGAAAGGATGGAGCACCCAAGCACAACAAAGCAGCCACTGTGA
- the RANBP1 gene encoding ran-specific GTPase-activating protein isoform X1, translating to MMAETKDTHEEHDSTTDNVDDSNHDPQFEPIVSLPEQEIKTLEEDEEELFKMRAKLFRFASENDLPEWKERGTGDVKLLKHKEKGTIRLLMRRDKTLKICANHYITPVMELKPNAGSDRAWVWNTHADFADESPKPELLAIRFLNAENAQKFKAKFEECRNEIDKKLKKAGADKNDSADKVAEKLEELSVKEESKESEKKEVKEETEEKQ from the exons ATGATGGCCGAGACGAAG GACACACATGAGGAACATGACTCAACAACTGACAATGTTGATGATTCTAACCATGACCCTCAATTTGAGCCCATAGTTTCTCTTCCTGAGCAAGAAATCAAAACTCttgaggaagatgaggaagaacTCTTCAAGAT gCGGGCAAAACTGTTCCGATTTGCCTCAGAAAATGATCTTCCAGAATGGAAAGAACGGGGCACTGGTGATGTAAAACTTCTAAAGCACAAAGAAAAGGGGACCATTCGCCTCTTGATGAGGAGGGATAAAACCCTAAAAATCTGTGCAAATCATTATA TTACACCCGTAATGGAACTGAAGCCTAATGCTGGCAGTGACAGGGCATGGGTGTGGAATACACATGCTGATTTTGCTGATGAGAGTCCTAAACCAGAACTTCTGGCAATTCggtttttaaatgcagaaa ATGCACAAAAATTCAAGGCGAAATTTGAAGAATGTAGGAATGAGATTGATAAGAAGTTAAAGAAAG CAGGAGCTGACAAAAATGATAGTGCTGATAAAGTTGCCGAGAAATTAGAAGAACTTTCTGTAAAGGAGGAAAGCAAAGAATCTGAGAAGAAAGAAGTCAAGGAAGAAACTGAAGAAAAGCAATAA
- the RANBP1 gene encoding ran-specific GTPase-activating protein isoform X2 yields MMAETKDTHEEHDSTTDNVDDSNHDPQFEPIVSLPEQEIKTLEEDEEELFKMRAKLFRFASENDLPEWKERGTGDVKLLKHKEKGTIRLLMRRDKTLKICANHYITPVMELKPNAGSDRAWVWNTHADFADESPKPELLAIRFLNAENAQKFKAKFEECRNEIDKKLKKGADKNDSADKVAEKLEELSVKEESKESEKKEVKEETEEKQ; encoded by the exons ATGATGGCCGAGACGAAG GACACACATGAGGAACATGACTCAACAACTGACAATGTTGATGATTCTAACCATGACCCTCAATTTGAGCCCATAGTTTCTCTTCCTGAGCAAGAAATCAAAACTCttgaggaagatgaggaagaacTCTTCAAGAT gCGGGCAAAACTGTTCCGATTTGCCTCAGAAAATGATCTTCCAGAATGGAAAGAACGGGGCACTGGTGATGTAAAACTTCTAAAGCACAAAGAAAAGGGGACCATTCGCCTCTTGATGAGGAGGGATAAAACCCTAAAAATCTGTGCAAATCATTATA TTACACCCGTAATGGAACTGAAGCCTAATGCTGGCAGTGACAGGGCATGGGTGTGGAATACACATGCTGATTTTGCTGATGAGAGTCCTAAACCAGAACTTCTGGCAATTCggtttttaaatgcagaaa ATGCACAAAAATTCAAGGCGAAATTTGAAGAATGTAGGAATGAGATTGATAAGAAGTTAAAGAAAG GAGCTGACAAAAATGATAGTGCTGATAAAGTTGCCGAGAAATTAGAAGAACTTTCTGTAAAGGAGGAAAGCAAAGAATCTGAGAAGAAAGAAGTCAAGGAAGAAACTGAAGAAAAGCAATAA